A single Fusobacterium hominis DNA region contains:
- a CDS encoding PASTA domain-containing protein encodes MKKGKIFIYFGIVIGIAIFLFLALKIFEIEYFNEKYYKVPDLKSYTYDEAEKIVDKTDLNIKKIGKEFSSYPIGQIFLQDPEPGTIVKRGRNIRVWISQGTELVDMPNLTGMNFLDAKILAEEKGMKIDKVITVKGTGKYNEVMATDPATNTLMSKGESISFLVNGLENVVTVKVPDVIGLSLEEGQENLLKNSLIVGNVEYSEVPGIAPGIIIKTSENAGKKVAAGSTINVTVSQ; translated from the coding sequence ATGAAAAAAGGTAAAATTTTTATCTATTTTGGAATTGTTATAGGTATTGCAATTTTTTTATTTTTAGCTTTAAAAATATTTGAAATAGAATATTTTAATGAAAAATATTATAAAGTACCTGATTTAAAATCATATACTTATGATGAGGCAGAAAAAATAGTTGATAAAACAGATCTTAATATAAAAAAGATAGGAAAAGAGTTTTCTTCATATCCCATAGGACAAATATTTTTACAAGATCCTGAACCTGGAACTATTGTAAAGAGAGGAAGAAATATAAGAGTATGGATAAGTCAAGGAACAGAATTAGTAGATATGCCTAATTTAACAGGAATGAACTTTTTAGATGCCAAAATTTTAGCAGAAGAAAAAGGAATGAAGATAGATAAGGTAATTACTGTTAAAGGAACAGGGAAATACAATGAAGTTATGGCTACAGATCCTGCAACAAATACATTGATGTCAAAAGGAGAAAGTATCTCTTTCTTGGTAAATGGATTAGAAAATGTAGTTACTGTTAAGGTTCCGGATGTAATAGGACTTTCTTTAGAGGAAGGGCAAGAAAATTTATTGAAAAATTCTTTGATAGTTGGAAATGTAGAATACAGTGAAGTTCCCGGAATTGCACCAGGAATTATAATAAAAACAAGTGAAAATGCAGGAAAAAAAGTAGCTGCAGGTTCAACAATTAACGTAACAGTAAGTCAATAG
- a CDS encoding autotransporter domain-containing protein, producing the protein MHIKANHKKILLYCLAILAFTNCGGGGGGGASSLPIEPNNTGIISNKNPIQGINPSPQIKNPEKKEKDSMQPEDDNKKNNSQINADNPKVPVIKEPIRATIVKPTFTNRPIFDDYDTDKIPSDNKNINGHDQIVAIMDSDFLTHKQELEKKYENIDILKKYSSNPAPNQSLHGERVLDIMTENTKFKIVAASIGEKLGDKIFVAPSLELYKDIFKKFGDQKVKVINQSWGVDNNKDIKEFDKYKSFLLPTQLVGGEIKEIVEPYDAAEKRGEELLKFYSKSVDDGGLFVWANGNHANDGSLLYNPSIQAQLPVRNPSLEKGWISVIGVKEKDSISLVDPNSNYYAYKHYPNRLAYPGLAARRAISASGDGLASANGTLGSSYAAPRVARAATLVASKFPWMTNSQVRETLFTTTDEPELVYDHNGNLLDHNGNIDETKNTRYRLNTPSSRYGWGILNTQRALKGPGAFLEDLLKVDYNNYTDHILYFQARIPENQESYFENDIKGDRALRKSGKGRLHLTGTNTFGMTTQIDEGTLDIYKQHAANINVNKNGTLILHNNAFIGSISIFDDHTIVGADVTNNGVVKLDGKKATIAGNYNVEENGITEIDFNSTLEVLGKATLSTSTLKVSSKDYLQANPIKKEVIHGNIDEVKVEDIKVDGMRKAIAHKENNGLIIEMSRENAAAYLENPSISSEYTATNVEKVLLDIDNKVQNNNASLEDMKRGLALIEMSKEEFKNSTYKMSGEIYASAQALTFAQAQNINRNISNHLSSLNDFKTSNYEWQGWMSGLYSKGHLKEAGYATGKTDMQGELFGIDKKINNSTQIGIAFAHSNSKAEFNRYAGQSKSESFGTSIYAKKYLKNDAYILGKLGVSKFDTKVQRDLVDINGTNTTGNIKHKDKMLSSYVEIGKHFSNFTPFIGYSQDYLKRGAFNESNAAWGINTNSKNYSNSNVFLGIRGEYTVNSYNFNSYITHSINVGNRSLNFDGKFNGTDINQHFKGINQVKNITWFGVGLTKEITPQLDIIGNIDFRFEENHKADSILSAGLQYKF; encoded by the coding sequence ATGCATATAAAAGCAAATCATAAAAAAATATTACTTTATTGTTTAGCAATACTAGCTTTTACTAACTGTGGTGGAGGTGGTGGGGGAGGAGCTTCATCTCTACCAATTGAACCTAACAATACCGGTATTATTTCAAATAAAAATCCTATTCAAGGAATTAATCCAAGTCCTCAGATAAAGAACCCAGAAAAAAAAGAAAAGGATTCAATGCAACCAGAGGATGACAATAAAAAAAATAATTCTCAAATAAATGCAGATAATCCAAAAGTACCTGTTATTAAAGAACCTATTCGAGCAACTATAGTAAAACCTACTTTTACTAATAGACCAATTTTTGATGATTATGATACCGATAAAATCCCATCAGATAATAAAAATATTAATGGTCACGATCAAATAGTAGCAATAATGGATAGTGATTTTTTAACTCATAAACAAGAGTTAGAAAAAAAATATGAAAATATAGATATCTTAAAAAAATATTCATCTAATCCAGCTCCAAATCAAAGTTTACACGGTGAAAGAGTTCTTGATATAATGACTGAAAATACTAAATTTAAAATTGTTGCAGCTTCAATTGGGGAAAAATTAGGAGATAAAATTTTCGTTGCTCCAAGTCTTGAATTATACAAAGATATTTTTAAAAAATTTGGCGATCAAAAAGTAAAAGTTATCAATCAATCTTGGGGTGTAGACAATAACAAAGATATCAAGGAATTTGATAAATATAAATCTTTCTTACTTCCTACACAACTTGTAGGTGGAGAAATAAAAGAAATTGTTGAACCATATGATGCTGCAGAAAAACGTGGTGAAGAATTATTAAAATTTTATTCTAAAAGTGTAGATGATGGTGGTTTATTTGTTTGGGCAAATGGAAATCATGCTAACGATGGTAGCCTCCTATATAATCCATCAATACAAGCACAACTTCCAGTACGTAATCCATCTCTTGAAAAAGGTTGGATAAGTGTAATAGGAGTAAAAGAAAAAGACTCAATAAGCTTAGTGGATCCTAATAGTAATTATTACGCTTACAAACATTATCCTAATAGACTTGCTTATCCAGGTCTTGCTGCTAGAAGGGCTATCTCAGCAAGTGGAGATGGACTTGCTTCTGCTAATGGAACTTTAGGTTCCTCTTATGCTGCTCCTAGAGTAGCAAGAGCTGCTACTTTAGTTGCAAGTAAATTTCCTTGGATGACAAATTCACAAGTAAGAGAAACACTGTTTACTACTACAGATGAACCAGAACTAGTTTATGATCACAATGGAAATTTATTAGATCATAATGGAAATATCGATGAAACTAAAAATACAAGATATCGTCTTAATACTCCTAGTTCAAGATATGGTTGGGGAATACTAAATACTCAAAGAGCACTAAAAGGACCTGGAGCCTTTTTAGAAGATTTATTAAAAGTAGATTATAACAACTACACAGATCACATACTATATTTTCAAGCTAGAATTCCTGAAAATCAAGAATCTTATTTTGAAAATGATATTAAAGGTGATAGAGCTTTAAGAAAATCTGGTAAAGGTCGTCTTCATCTAACTGGTACAAATACTTTTGGTATGACTACACAGATCGATGAAGGAACTTTAGATATTTATAAACAACATGCTGCTAATATAAATGTTAATAAAAATGGAACTTTAATTCTTCATAACAATGCTTTTATTGGAAGTATTAGTATTTTTGATGATCATACAATTGTAGGAGCTGATGTTACTAACAACGGAGTTGTTAAACTAGATGGTAAAAAAGCTACTATAGCTGGAAATTATAACGTTGAAGAAAATGGAATTACTGAAATTGATTTTAACTCTACTTTAGAAGTTTTAGGTAAAGCTACGCTTTCAACAAGTACTCTTAAAGTTTCTTCAAAAGATTACCTTCAAGCAAATCCAATAAAAAAAGAAGTTATTCATGGAAATATTGATGAAGTAAAAGTAGAAGATATTAAAGTCGATGGAATGAGAAAAGCTATAGCTCACAAAGAAAATAATGGACTTATAATTGAAATGAGTAGAGAAAATGCTGCTGCTTACTTAGAAAATCCATCTATTTCGTCTGAATATACAGCTACAAATGTTGAAAAAGTTTTACTAGACATTGATAATAAAGTACAAAATAACAATGCCAGTCTAGAAGATATGAAAAGAGGATTAGCTCTTATTGAAATGTCTAAAGAAGAATTTAAAAATTCAACTTATAAGATGTCTGGTGAGATTTATGCTTCGGCACAAGCTCTTACTTTTGCTCAAGCACAAAATATAAATAGAAATATATCAAATCATCTAAGTTCTCTTAATGATTTTAAAACTAGTAACTATGAGTGGCAAGGTTGGATGTCAGGACTTTACTCTAAAGGTCATTTAAAAGAAGCTGGATATGCAACTGGAAAAACTGATATGCAAGGTGAGTTATTTGGTATTGATAAAAAAATAAATAACTCTACTCAAATAGGTATTGCATTTGCTCATTCTAATTCTAAAGCTGAATTTAATAGATATGCAGGGCAATCTAAAAGTGAATCTTTTGGAACATCTATCTATGCTAAAAAATATCTAAAAAATGATGCTTATATTTTAGGAAAACTAGGAGTTTCTAAATTTGATACTAAGGTTCAAAGAGATCTTGTTGATATAAATGGAACTAATACAACTGGAAATATCAAACATAAAGATAAGATGTTGTCATCATATGTTGAAATAGGAAAACATTTCTCTAATTTCACTCCATTTATTGGATATTCTCAAGATTATTTGAAAAGAGGAGCATTCAATGAAAGTAATGCTGCTTGGGGAATAAATACAAATTCTAAAAATTATTCTAATAGTAATGTCTTCTTAGGTATTAGAGGTGAATACACTGTAAATAGTTATAACTTCAATTCTTATATTACACATTCAATCAATGTTGGAAATAGAAGTCTTAACTTTGATGGTAAATTTAACGGAACTGATATTAATCAACACTTTAAAGGAATTAATCAAGTTAAAAATATTACTTGGTTTGGTGTGGGATTAACAAAAGAAATTACCCCTCAGTTAGATATAATAGGAAATATTGATTTTAGATTTGAAGAAAACCATAAAGCAGATTCTATTTTAAGTGCTGGACTTCAATATAAATTTTAA
- the hpt gene encoding hypoxanthine phosphoribosyltransferase — translation MDYTIKTLLTRETVENRIKELAKEIEKDYQGKELMVIGLLKGSIVFMTDLIKEIDLPLVIDFMSVSSYSGTTSTGVIKILKDTDIDVKGKDVLIVEDIIDTGLTLSHVKKLLIDRGTKSLKICTLLDKPARRTVDMKGDYVGFEIPDEFVVGYGLDYDQRHRNLPYIGIVVNK, via the coding sequence GTGGATTATACTATTAAAACGCTTTTGACAAGAGAAACTGTTGAAAACAGGATTAAAGAATTGGCCAAAGAAATTGAAAAGGATTATCAAGGAAAAGAACTGATGGTTATTGGTCTTTTAAAGGGGTCTATTGTTTTTATGACGGATCTTATAAAAGAGATAGATTTACCTCTTGTTATTGATTTTATGAGCGTTTCTAGTTATTCTGGAACTACTAGTACTGGAGTTATCAAAATCTTAAAAGATACTGATATTGATGTAAAAGGTAAGGATGTTCTAATAGTTGAAGATATCATTGACACTGGCCTTACTCTAAGCCATGTTAAAAAACTTTTAATTGACAGGGGAACTAAAAGTCTTAAAATATGTACTCTTCTTGATAAACCTGCTAGAAGAACTGTTGATATGAAGGGAGATTATGTAGGATTTGAAATACCTGACGAATTTGTAGTTGGATATGGTCTAGACTACGATCAACGTCATAGAAATCTTCCATACATAGGAATAGTTGTAAACAAATAA
- the rsmA gene encoding 16S rRNA (adenine(1518)-N(6)/adenine(1519)-N(6))-dimethyltransferase RsmA, protein MSFKHKKKFGQNFLTDQKEVLQKIMEVSNVTSDDTVLEIGPGEGALTALLLETAKKVVAIEIDTDLEKILRKKFDNNPKYTLVMNDVLETDIQSFVEKGTKVVANIPYYITSPIINKLIENREVIDEIYIMVQKEVAERICAKKGKERSVLTLAVEYFGAAEYLFTIPKEAFTPIPKVDSAFMSIKLYKDNRYKNQIKEEIFFKYVKAAFSSKRKNLLNNFATLGYSKDELRSILNEAKISETERAENLSIEDFIRLITIFENK, encoded by the coding sequence ATGTCCTTTAAACATAAAAAAAAATTTGGGCAAAACTTTTTAACTGATCAAAAAGAAGTTTTACAAAAAATAATGGAAGTTTCCAACGTAACATCTGACGATACTGTTTTAGAAATAGGGCCTGGTGAAGGAGCTCTTACTGCTTTGCTTTTGGAAACAGCTAAAAAAGTTGTTGCAATTGAAATCGATACTGACTTAGAAAAGATATTGAGGAAAAAATTTGATAACAATCCTAAGTATACACTGGTTATGAATGATGTATTAGAGACTGATATTCAATCTTTTGTTGAAAAAGGTACAAAAGTTGTTGCAAATATTCCTTATTATATTACTTCACCTATTATTAATAAACTTATTGAAAATAGAGAAGTAATCGACGAAATTTATATAATGGTACAAAAAGAAGTAGCTGAACGTATTTGTGCTAAAAAAGGCAAAGAAAGAAGTGTTCTTACACTTGCAGTTGAATATTTTGGAGCTGCAGAGTATCTTTTTACTATACCTAAAGAAGCTTTTACTCCTATTCCAAAAGTTGACTCAGCTTTTATGTCTATTAAACTTTATAAAGATAATAGATATAAAAATCAAATTAAAGAAGAAATATTCTTTAAATATGTAAAAGCTGCCTTTTCAAGTAAAAGAAAAAATCTTTTAAATAATTTTGCCACACTTGGGTATTCAAAAGATGAGCTACGTTCAATTTTAAATGAAGCAAAAATTTCCGAAACTGAAAGGGCTGAAAATCTTTCAATAGAAGATTTTATAAGGCTTATAACAATATTTGAAAATAAATAG
- a CDS encoding DUF4911 domain-containing protein, with amino-acid sequence MLSSYEFLIKSRKEDIDFINKIIEAYEGIGVVRTVNANEGILSIIATSDFKDDTKNILLDLNNNYGVVAKIIEEGPWKGSLHINKRD; translated from the coding sequence ATGCTGTCAAGTTATGAATTTTTAATTAAAAGTAGAAAAGAAGATATTGATTTTATCAATAAAATAATTGAAGCTTATGAAGGTATAGGTGTTGTTAGAACAGTTAATGCAAATGAAGGAATTTTAAGTATAATTGCAACTTCAGATTTTAAAGATGACACTAAAAATATACTTTTAGATTTAAATAATAATTATGGAGTAGTTGCAAAAATAATCGAAGAAGGTCCATGGAAAGGGTCTTTACATATAAATAAGCGTGATTAA
- a CDS encoding KH domain-containing protein has product MEKLEKLINYIISELIDNHSETRITYDVVDDTIIFKVSVAKGEMGKIIGKNGLTANAIRGVMQAAGVKDKLNVNVEFID; this is encoded by the coding sequence ATGGAAAAACTAGAAAAACTTATAAATTATATTATTAGCGAACTTATTGATAACCATTCAGAAACTAGAATTACATATGATGTAGTTGATGATACAATAATATTTAAAGTTAGTGTTGCAAAAGGTGAAATGGGAAAAATTATTGGAAAAAATGGTTTAACTGCAAATGCTATTAGAGGCGTTATGCAAGCTGCAGGAGTAAAAGACAAATTAAATGTAAATGTTGAGTTTATAGATTAG
- the rimM gene encoding ribosome maturation factor RimM (Essential for efficient processing of 16S rRNA), protein MELLIIGKISGTHHLKGAVKINFNIDDPTILSNEKIIVAIDDNNQKILTIKKLSPLVANKWVAEFEEISNKTEAGNLKNGFIKIRRELLGLAEDEYLLTDLIGMKVVDINTNENIGTVTEIFDTAAHDILIVDSLEFESMIPNIDEFVKNIDFENKIISVSMIDGLKEPKGKKYSQDDGMDEE, encoded by the coding sequence ATGGAACTTTTAATAATTGGAAAAATTTCTGGTACACATCACTTAAAAGGTGCTGTAAAAATAAATTTTAATATTGATGATCCAACTATACTTTCTAATGAAAAAATAATAGTTGCTATTGATGACAATAATCAAAAAATCCTTACAATAAAAAAGCTTTCCCCTTTAGTAGCTAATAAATGGGTCGCTGAATTTGAAGAAATTTCTAATAAAACAGAAGCTGGAAATTTAAAAAATGGATTTATTAAAATTAGAAGAGAACTTTTAGGACTTGCTGAAGATGAATATCTTCTTACAGACCTTATTGGTATGAAAGTTGTAGATATTAATACTAATGAAAATATCGGAACTGTAACTGAAATTTTTGATACTGCTGCTCATGATATTCTTATAGTAGACTCTTTAGAATTTGAATCTATGATTCCTAATATAGATGAATTTGTTAAAAATATAGATTTTGAAAATAAAATAATTTCTGTTAGTATGATCGATGGATTAAAAGAACCAAAAGGAAAAAAATATAGCCAAGATGATGGAATGGATGAAGAATAA
- the trmD gene encoding tRNA (guanosine(37)-N1)-methyltransferase TrmD, which yields MIINIFTLFPEMFTGFVKESIIGKAIENQLLEINIINIRDFCYDKHKQADDTPFGGGAGMVMKPEPLFRALENTTGKIIYTTPQGVTFNQKLALDLATEKEINIIAGHYEGIDERVIEQKVDLEISVGDFVLTGGELPAMLITDCIARLIPGVIKKESYENDSFFNGLLDYPQYTRPQDYNGLTVPEVLLSGHHKNIETWRLKESLKRTLLRRPDLLKNREFSKQEKKLLAEIKKELNYIKK from the coding sequence ATGATTATTAATATCTTCACACTTTTTCCTGAAATGTTTACAGGTTTTGTAAAAGAAAGTATTATCGGTAAAGCAATTGAAAATCAACTCTTAGAAATAAATATTATTAACATAAGAGATTTTTGTTATGACAAACATAAACAAGCTGATGACACTCCTTTTGGTGGTGGTGCTGGTATGGTTATGAAACCTGAACCACTATTTAGAGCTTTAGAAAATACTACTGGTAAAATTATTTATACCACACCACAAGGTGTTACTTTTAATCAAAAATTAGCTCTAGATTTAGCAACTGAAAAAGAAATCAATATAATTGCTGGTCATTATGAAGGTATTGATGAAAGAGTTATCGAGCAAAAAGTTGATCTTGAAATTTCAGTAGGTGATTTTGTTTTAACTGGTGGTGAATTACCTGCTATGTTAATAACAGATTGTATTGCTCGTCTTATTCCTGGAGTTATAAAAAAAGAATCTTATGAAAATGATTCTTTTTTTAATGGACTTTTAGATTATCCACAATATACAAGACCTCAAGACTATAACGGACTAACTGTTCCAGAGGTTTTACTCTCTGGACATCATAAAAATATTGAAACTTGGAGATTAAAAGAAAGCTTAAAACGTACCCTATTAAGAAGACCTGATCTCTTAAAAAATAGAGAATTTTCAAAACAAGAGAAAAAATTATTAGCAGAAATTAAAAAAGAATTAAACTATATTAAAAAATAA
- a CDS encoding gamma carbonic anhydrase family protein translates to MIYKLGDLVPHIGKNNYIADNATVIGHVVLGENVSIWFGAVVRADMSKITVGDNSNIQDNVTVHGDTPFPVKIGKKVTIGHNCVIHGCTIEDECVIGMGTTILNGAIIPKNCLVAAGSVVTPKLKANEGDLIAGAPARVVRQLTEDNKEYLKYAYKTYCNDIEIYSKKLIKID, encoded by the coding sequence ATGATTTATAAACTTGGTGATCTTGTACCACATATTGGTAAAAATAATTACATAGCTGATAATGCTACTGTTATTGGACATGTTGTTTTAGGAGAAAATGTCTCTATCTGGTTTGGAGCTGTTGTTCGTGCTGATATGAGTAAAATAACTGTAGGTGATAATTCAAATATCCAAGATAATGTTACAGTTCATGGTGACACTCCATTTCCTGTAAAGATAGGAAAAAAAGTTACTATTGGACACAATTGCGTTATACACGGTTGTACAATTGAAGATGAATGTGTTATTGGTATGGGAACTACTATTCTTAACGGGGCTATTATTCCTAAAAATTGTTTAGTTGCTGCAGGTTCAGTAGTTACTCCAAAACTTAAAGCAAATGAAGGAGATTTAATTGCAGGAGCACCAGCTCGTGTTGTAAGACAACTTACAGAAGACAATAAAGAATACTTAAAATATGCATATAAAACATATTGCAATGACATAGAAATATATTCTAAAAAACTTATAAAAATTGATTAA
- a CDS encoding RNA methyltransferase encodes MRNKIYLGLVHYPVYNKRHDVVCTSVTNFDIHDISRSCRTYDVKGYRLIVPVDAQKMLTDRIINYWQEGTGGNYNKDREDAFSITKVVDSVEDTISEIEKTEGQKPVIITTSARIFPNTASYKKVSEMMFNDDKPYLLLFGTGWGLTDEIMDMSDYILEPIRGNTKYNHLSVRAAVAIILDRLLGEN; translated from the coding sequence ATGAGAAATAAAATATACTTAGGATTAGTTCACTATCCTGTTTACAATAAAAGACATGATGTAGTGTGTACATCTGTAACAAATTTTGATATTCATGATATTTCTAGAAGTTGTAGAACTTATGATGTAAAAGGATACAGACTAATTGTTCCTGTTGATGCACAAAAAATGTTAACTGATAGAATAATAAATTATTGGCAAGAGGGAACTGGTGGAAACTATAATAAAGATAGAGAAGATGCCTTTTCTATCACTAAAGTTGTAGATAGTGTTGAAGATACAATTTCCGAAATTGAAAAAACTGAAGGACAAAAACCGGTTATTATTACAACATCTGCAAGAATATTTCCAAATACAGCAAGTTACAAGAAAGTATCTGAAATGATGTTTAATGATGACAAACCTTATCTTTTATTATTTGGAACTGGTTGGGGACTTACTGACGAAATTATGGATATGTCAGACTATATCCTTGAACCGATTAGAGGAAATACAAAATATAATCATCTTTCTGTAAGAGCAGCTGTTGCAATTATTTTAGATAGATTATTAGGAGAAAACTAA